In one window of Macadamia integrifolia cultivar HAES 741 chromosome 2, SCU_Mint_v3, whole genome shotgun sequence DNA:
- the LOC122071918 gene encoding vesicle transport protein GOT1-like gives MVSFEMNDRKKIGLGLTGFGIFFSFLGIIFFFDKGFLAMGNILFLSGLMLTIGLKSTMQFFMKRQNYKGTISFGSGFFFVLVGWPLLGMMFEAYGFIVLFSGFWPTLTVFLQRIPILGWVFQQPFVTSFFDRYRTRRVPV, from the exons ATGGTTTCATTCGAGATGAACGACCGGAAAA AGATCGGGCTAGGATTGACAGGTTTTGGCATATTTTTCTCGTTTCTGGGcattatctttttctttgacaAGGGATTTCTTGCCATGGGTAAT ATACTCTTCTTGTCAGGGTTGATGTTAACTATTGGACTGAAGTCCACCATGCAATTCTTCATGAAACGCCagaactacaag GGTACAATCTCATTCGGTTCTGGCTTCTTCTTCGTCCTTGTTGGGTGGCCTCTCCTTGGCATGATGTTTGAAGCATATGGGTTCATTGTACTCTTCAG TGGTTTCTGGCCTACACTGACAGTTTTTCTTCAAAGGATACCAATACTTGGCTGGGTGTTCCAACAGCCATTTGTGACTTCG TTCTTTGATAGGTACAGGACCAGAAGGGTGCCTGTATGA